Proteins encoded together in one Cetobacterium somerae ATCC BAA-474 window:
- a CDS encoding uracil-xanthine permease family protein has product MTNLSTKSKLLLGIQHVLAMFGATVLVPFLTGLNPSVALLSAGIGTLLFHLCTKGIVPVFLGSSFAFIGALALVLKEEGIAAIKGGVISAGFVYIFMSWMIKVFGVEKIKSFFPPVVVGPIIMVIGLRLSPVALSMAGYSNGHFDLKSLIVALIVVISMITISILEKSFFRLVPILISVILGYIVSIFLGLVDFAPIAAANWIGFSGDALKDLLTLPKFSATAILAIAPIALVVFIEHIGDITTNGAVVGKDFFKNPGISRTLLGDGVATVAAGFLGGPANTTYGENTGVLAVTKVYDPAILRIAACYAIVLSFIGKFGVILQTIPTPVMGGISIILFGMIASVGVRTVIDAEIDFSHSRNLLIASLIFVLGIAIDNIIIWKTVSLSGLAIAALIGVLLNKILPKDQLDS; this is encoded by the coding sequence ATGACTAATTTATCAACAAAAAGTAAACTTTTACTTGGAATTCAACACGTACTAGCTATGTTTGGAGCTACTGTTCTAGTTCCATTTCTAACTGGTTTAAATCCATCAGTAGCTTTACTTTCAGCAGGTATAGGAACACTGCTTTTTCATCTTTGTACAAAAGGAATTGTTCCTGTTTTTTTAGGGTCATCATTCGCTTTTATTGGAGCCTTAGCTCTTGTTTTAAAAGAAGAGGGAATTGCTGCTATTAAAGGTGGAGTTATCTCTGCTGGTTTCGTTTATATTTTTATGTCTTGGATGATTAAAGTTTTTGGTGTTGAGAAAATTAAATCGTTCTTTCCACCTGTTGTTGTTGGACCTATTATAATGGTTATTGGATTAAGATTAAGTCCAGTAGCTCTTTCTATGGCAGGATATTCAAACGGACACTTTGACTTAAAAAGTCTTATTGTTGCTCTTATAGTTGTAATTTCTATGATAACTATTTCAATCTTAGAAAAGTCATTTTTTAGATTAGTTCCAATCTTAATATCTGTTATTCTTGGATATATAGTTTCTATTTTCTTAGGATTAGTAGATTTTGCACCTATCGCTGCTGCAAATTGGATTGGTTTTTCTGGTGATGCATTAAAAGATTTACTAACTTTACCTAAATTTTCTGCAACAGCTATTTTAGCAATTGCACCTATTGCATTAGTTGTTTTTATCGAGCACATTGGAGATATTACAACAAATGGAGCTGTTGTTGGTAAAGATTTCTTTAAAAATCCAGGTATTTCAAGAACATTATTAGGAGATGGAGTTGCTACTGTTGCTGCTGGATTCTTAGGTGGACCTGCAAATACAACTTATGGAGAAAATACTGGTGTTCTTGCTGTCACTAAAGTTTATGATCCTGCTATTTTAAGAATTGCAGCTTGCTACGCAATTGTTCTAAGCTTTATCGGAAAATTTGGAGTTATTTTACAAACCATTCCAACTCCAGTTATGGGTGGAATATCTATTATACTATTCGGTATGATTGCTTCTGTTGGAGTTAGAACTGTTATAGATGCTGAAATTGACTTTTCTCACTCTAGAAACCTTTTAATTGCATCTCTTATATTTGTTTTAGGAATTGCTATTGATAATATTATTATTTGGAAAACAGTTTCTTTATCTGGTCTTGCTATTGCAGCTTTGATTGGAGTTTTGTTAAATAAAATATTACCTAAAGATCAACTAGATAGTTAA
- the pepF gene encoding oligoendopeptidase F — protein sequence MLKNRDEIAQQYKWDLNDIYPNWNQWEADLVKLKELMAEIPKYQGEISKNPKTFVEFIDLEEKISRLLDKIYLYPYLQRDLDSTNEVASVKLQEIESIYANYSISSSWITPEILTIPKETMVTWINENPTLEPNRFPLMEIYRLQEHVLSADKEKLLSYFGQYLGVPSDIYSELSTSDIKWNDVELSDGSKTTVTNGVYSKVISTNRNQEDRKKVFEALYNSFNINKNTYASIYKSILQRDFATAQSRNYKSSLEKALNPKNIPLDVYTSLIESTKENTAPLKRYIALRKNALNLSDYHYYDNSVNIVDYNKEFTYEEAKNTVLESVKPLGEDYYNGLNTALSEGWLDVYETPNKRSGAYSLNIYDVHPYMLLNYNGTMDAVFTLAHELGHTMHSMLSTKNQPYPISSYTIFVAEVASTFNERLLLDNMLRNTTDPKEKIALIEQAIGGIVGTYYIQSLFADYEYQAHQIVENGGAITPEVLNNIMENLFKDYFGTELTMDELQKIIWARIPHFYNSPYYVYQYATSFASSANLYDRITNTKYTPQEREKAKNEYLTLLKSGGNDHPMNQLKKAGVDLSKKDAFNAVATEFNRLLDLLEEELKKEKGDI from the coding sequence ATGCTAAAAAATAGAGATGAAATTGCACAACAATATAAATGGGATTTAAATGATATCTATCCAAATTGGAATCAATGGGAAGCTGATTTAGTAAAACTTAAAGAACTTATGGCAGAAATTCCTAAATATCAAGGAGAGATTTCTAAAAATCCAAAAACTTTTGTTGAATTTATAGATCTTGAAGAAAAAATATCAAGACTTTTAGACAAAATTTATCTATATCCATACTTACAAAGAGACTTAGATTCAACTAATGAAGTTGCTTCTGTTAAACTTCAAGAAATTGAGAGCATATATGCTAACTATTCTATCTCTTCATCTTGGATTACACCTGAAATATTAACTATTCCTAAAGAAACTATGGTTACGTGGATTAATGAAAATCCTACTCTTGAACCTAATAGATTCCCTTTAATGGAAATTTATAGACTTCAAGAACATGTTTTATCTGCAGATAAAGAAAAATTATTATCATACTTTGGACAATATTTAGGTGTTCCATCTGATATATACAGTGAATTATCTACCTCAGATATTAAATGGAATGATGTTGAATTATCTGATGGAAGTAAAACTACTGTTACTAATGGAGTTTATTCTAAAGTAATTTCAACTAATAGAAATCAAGAAGATAGAAAAAAAGTTTTTGAAGCTCTTTATAACTCTTTTAATATTAATAAAAATACATATGCTTCAATTTATAAAAGTATTTTACAAAGAGATTTTGCCACAGCTCAATCTAGAAATTATAAATCTAGTTTAGAAAAAGCTTTAAATCCTAAAAATATTCCTTTAGATGTTTACACATCTTTAATTGAATCTACAAAAGAAAATACGGCACCTTTAAAAAGATATATAGCTTTAAGAAAGAACGCTTTAAATTTATCTGACTATCACTATTATGATAACTCTGTAAATATTGTAGATTACAATAAAGAATTTACATATGAGGAAGCTAAAAATACAGTTTTAGAATCTGTTAAACCTTTAGGTGAAGATTATTATAATGGATTAAATACAGCTCTAAGTGAAGGGTGGTTAGATGTATATGAAACACCTAACAAAAGAAGTGGAGCATACTCTTTAAATATATACGATGTACATCCATACATGTTACTTAACTATAACGGAACAATGGATGCTGTCTTCACTTTAGCACACGAACTTGGACATACTATGCACTCTATGTTATCTACTAAAAATCAACCATATCCAATTAGTAGCTACACTATCTTTGTTGCTGAAGTTGCATCAACATTTAATGAAAGATTACTACTTGATAATATGTTAAGAAATACAACTGATCCTAAAGAGAAAATAGCTCTTATTGAACAAGCTATCGGTGGAATTGTTGGAACTTACTATATTCAATCTCTATTTGCTGATTATGAGTATCAAGCACACCAAATTGTAGAAAATGGTGGTGCTATAACTCCTGAAGTTTTAAATAATATTATGGAAAACTTATTTAAAGATTACTTTGGAACTGAATTAACTATGGATGAATTACAAAAGATTATTTGGGCAAGAATCCCTCATTTTTATAACTCTCCATATTATGTATATCAATATGCAACTAGTTTTGCTTCATCAGCAAATTTATATGACAGAATAACGAATACAAAATATACTCCTCAAGAAAGAGAGAAAGCAAAAAATGAGTATCTTACTCTTCTAAAATCTGGTGGAAATGATCATCCTATGAATCAGCTAAAAAAAGCTGGTGTTGACTTAAGTAAAAAAGATGCTTTTAATGCTGTTGCTACAGAATTTAATAGACTTTTAGATCTTTTAGAAGAGGAACTAAAAAAAGAGAAGGGAGATATCTAA
- the sppA gene encoding signal peptide peptidase SppA encodes MLLLRWIFNFLKFIIREISSMIIKFAFLLVLIILAFNYFTKTKKSPITKKSYLKIDLAKEFNETLIQSPLNFNSKSINFYQLLNNISMAKEDSNVQGIILFLDDNSLSRSQIDELGEVLNEFKTSTKPVYSYGAMLDNNSLLISSYTNEIIMPPAASTAVNITGYNKDIPYFKGLTEKLGIDVNVIHVGDFKTYGENYTRSEMSEENRSDLKRILDKSYSFFLEDLSKNRSIEINNLNSTILSGELMGESSESLKKYNLISTLNYWENFKKEKNIENITNIEEYIPSFKPTISNNKIAVVYADGEINYTSSKNPTASTITPDKFISALEKAEKDDNVKGIVIRVNSPGGSALASDIICNAIKNVEKPIYVSIGNVAASGGYYISTAAKKIFADKNSITGSIGVVSLIPNVKELTNKIGINMNDISYGKYSDLYSLTAPMTPERQEKIYNSNLKVYKEFLNKVAYGRNLPLEEVEKIAQGKVWLGDEAIKIGLIDSIGGINATIKTLATDLNINDNYSVTEISYEEDLKTMFESTIFPIQTFFSFKSLTKSENLKNLIENEDIFFKPILYLSF; translated from the coding sequence ATGCTTTTACTTAGATGGATTTTTAACTTTCTAAAATTTATCATTAGAGAAATCTCTTCAATGATAATAAAGTTTGCATTCCTTTTAGTTTTAATAATTTTAGCTTTTAATTATTTTACTAAAACTAAAAAAAGCCCTATTACTAAAAAATCATACTTAAAAATAGATTTGGCTAAAGAGTTTAATGAGACTTTAATTCAAAGTCCTCTTAATTTTAACTCTAAGAGTATAAATTTTTATCAACTTTTAAATAATATAAGTATGGCTAAAGAAGATTCTAATGTTCAAGGAATTATATTATTTTTAGATGATAACTCTTTAAGCAGAAGCCAAATTGATGAACTTGGAGAAGTTTTGAATGAATTTAAAACTTCAACTAAACCTGTATATTCATATGGAGCTATGTTAGATAACAACTCTTTATTAATAAGTAGTTATACTAATGAAATTATTATGCCTCCCGCAGCATCCACTGCTGTAAACATTACTGGATATAATAAAGATATCCCGTACTTTAAAGGTTTAACTGAAAAATTGGGAATAGATGTTAATGTTATTCATGTGGGAGACTTTAAAACTTATGGTGAGAATTATACTCGAAGTGAAATGTCTGAAGAAAATCGTTCTGATTTAAAGAGAATCCTAGATAAAAGTTACTCTTTTTTTCTTGAAGATTTATCTAAAAACCGTTCAATTGAAATTAATAATTTAAATTCTACAATTCTTTCAGGAGAATTAATGGGAGAATCATCAGAATCTTTAAAAAAATATAATTTAATAAGTACTTTAAATTATTGGGAGAATTTCAAAAAAGAAAAAAATATTGAAAATATAACTAATATAGAGGAGTATATTCCATCTTTTAAACCTACAATATCTAATAATAAAATAGCAGTAGTTTATGCTGATGGTGAAATTAATTATACATCTTCTAAAAATCCTACTGCTAGCACTATAACTCCTGATAAATTTATTTCTGCTTTGGAAAAAGCTGAAAAAGACGACAATGTTAAAGGAATTGTAATTAGAGTTAATTCTCCTGGTGGATCTGCTTTAGCATCAGATATTATTTGTAATGCTATTAAAAATGTTGAAAAGCCAATATATGTTTCTATTGGAAATGTAGCAGCTTCTGGTGGTTATTATATTTCAACTGCTGCTAAAAAAATATTTGCTGATAAAAATAGTATAACTGGTTCTATTGGAGTTGTTAGTCTTATTCCCAACGTTAAAGAACTTACAAATAAAATTGGTATCAATATGAATGATATATCTTATGGTAAATATTCAGATTTGTACTCTTTAACAGCTCCAATGACTCCTGAAAGACAAGAGAAAATATATAATTCTAATCTTAAGGTTTATAAAGAGTTTTTAAATAAAGTTGCCTATGGAAGAAATTTACCATTAGAAGAAGTTGAAAAAATAGCTCAAGGAAAAGTTTGGTTAGGAGATGAAGCTATTAAAATTGGACTTATTGATTCCATTGGTGGAATAAATGCAACTATAAAAACTTTAGCTACAGACTTGAATATAAATGACAATTACTCTGTTACTGAAATTTCTTATGAAGAGGATTTAAAAACTATGTTTGAGTCAACAATATTTCCTATACAAACTTTTTTCTCTTTTAAATCTTTAACCAAAAGTGAAAATCTTAAAAACTTAATTGAAAATGAAGATATATTCTTTAAACCAATTTTATACCTAAGCTTTTAA
- a CDS encoding YbaB/EbfC family nucleoid-associated protein — MVRKLKGQKTTGGNSQSDILRQAQAMQQQMLSVQESLKEKEVEASVGGGAVVVKANGQKDIVSIKISEETIKDAVEDKEMLEDLVLSAVTEAMRQADELAEKEMSAVTGGINIPGLF, encoded by the coding sequence TTGGTTAGAAAACTAAAAGGACAAAAAACTACTGGAGGAAACTCTCAATCTGATATTTTAAGACAAGCTCAAGCTATGCAACAACAAATGCTTTCTGTTCAAGAATCATTAAAAGAAAAAGAAGTTGAGGCTTCTGTTGGTGGTGGAGCTGTTGTAGTAAAAGCTAATGGACAAAAAGATATCGTTTCTATAAAAATATCTGAAGAGACTATTAAAGATGCTGTTGAAGATAAAGAGATGTTAGAAGATCTTGTTCTTTCTGCTGTTACTGAGGCTATGAGACAAGCTGATGAGTTAGCTGAGAAAGAGATGTCTGCTGTTACTGGTGGAATCAATATCCCAGGTCTATTCTAG
- a CDS encoding lysophospholipid acyltransferase family protein, with product MENNKYKRYGLILYYLLKIISKTMKIEIIKSPKLVEGENYVCGFWHNKLVGASLGLINLSEKKAVLASPSKDGELISIPLEKMGFTMVRGSSGKDSIKSVLKLIKLVKSGHSAGTPLDGPKGPIYEVKPGMLYLAQKSGKALVPVGVAFSNKWTFEKAWDKFQMPKPFSKMVCLIGDPILIPGDANLDDYLDLAKEALFQIDKEAEKILNEKK from the coding sequence ATGGAAAATAATAAATATAAAAGATATGGTTTAATACTTTACTACCTACTAAAAATTATTTCTAAAACAATGAAAATAGAGATTATAAAAAGTCCTAAACTTGTTGAGGGAGAAAATTATGTATGTGGTTTTTGGCACAATAAACTTGTTGGAGCCTCTCTAGGACTAATCAATCTATCTGAAAAAAAAGCTGTCTTAGCTAGCCCCTCTAAAGATGGAGAGTTAATATCTATTCCTTTAGAAAAAATGGGCTTTACTATGGTTAGAGGTTCTTCTGGAAAGGATTCAATTAAATCAGTTTTAAAATTAATTAAATTAGTTAAGAGTGGTCATAGTGCGGGAACCCCATTAGATGGACCAAAAGGTCCTATTTATGAGGTTAAGCCTGGCATGTTATATCTTGCTCAAAAATCTGGAAAAGCTCTAGTTCCAGTTGGTGTAGCATTTAGTAATAAATGGACTTTTGAAAAAGCTTGGGATAAATTTCAAATGCCTAAACCTTTTTCTAAAATGGTTTGCTTAATTGGAGACCCCATTTTAATTCCTGGTGATGCTAATTTAGATGATTATTTAGATTTAGCGAAAGAAGCCCTATTCCAAATAGATAAAGAAGCTGAAAAAATATTAAATGAAAAAAAATAA